The proteins below are encoded in one region of Methylophilales bacterium:
- a CDS encoding glycosyltransferase, with amino-acid sequence MRVLHVTQTYYPDTRGGIEEVIRQIALNTKKFGVETRVFALSKKPIPTIIEIDGVKIYRAPLTAKIASCGMSISALKQFKNLVDWAQVVNYHFPWPFMDLLHLVNNCNAKIVVTYHSDIVRQKRLLLLYKPLMKIFLNQADVIVATSVNYVTSSKVLQQYKEKVTTIEIGISKENYPIPTKHELTNFKDLIGQDFFLFIGTLREYKGLKFLLNALKDTKLKCVIAGSGPELKRLKILAKDLKLKNILFLGRVSETDKVSLIKLCHAIVLPSYLRSEAFGVILLEGAMYKKPLISTELNTGTSHININGETGLVVPARDKGSLRESMLLLKNNKRLAKKMGQAAFKRYNKFFKGRLMGNKYTKIYQELIKS; translated from the coding sequence AGAAGTAATTAGGCAAATAGCTTTAAATACCAAGAAATTTGGTGTTGAGACAAGGGTATTTGCCTTAAGTAAAAAACCTATACCCACCATTATTGAAATAGACGGCGTAAAGATTTATCGCGCGCCATTAACAGCCAAGATTGCATCCTGTGGAATGTCTATTTCAGCATTAAAGCAATTTAAGAATTTGGTTGATTGGGCACAAGTTGTTAACTATCATTTTCCATGGCCGTTTATGGACCTATTACACTTGGTGAATAACTGCAATGCAAAAATAGTTGTAACATATCATTCAGATATTGTTCGTCAAAAAAGATTATTGCTACTATACAAACCTCTAATGAAGATTTTTCTTAATCAAGCTGACGTCATTGTAGCAACTTCAGTTAATTATGTTACATCAAGTAAAGTCCTTCAACAATATAAAGAAAAAGTAACAACAATTGAAATTGGCATAAGTAAGGAAAACTATCCTATACCCACAAAGCATGAATTAACAAATTTTAAAGATCTTATTGGCCAAGATTTTTTCCTATTTATAGGTACTCTGAGAGAATATAAAGGTTTAAAATTTTTATTAAATGCTTTAAAAGATACAAAGCTTAAATGTGTTATCGCAGGTTCTGGGCCAGAATTGAAGCGATTAAAAATTTTAGCAAAAGATCTAAAACTAAAAAATATTTTATTTTTAGGGAGAGTAAGTGAAACTGACAAAGTTTCCCTTATAAAACTTTGTCATGCAATAGTATTGCCATCATATTTAAGATCTGAAGCCTTTGGGGTTATTTTGCTTGAAGGTGCAATGTATAAAAAACCCCTTATCTCAACGGAATTAAACACAGGAACTAGTCACATAAATATTAATGGAGAGACAGGTTTAGTTGTTCCAGCAAGAGATAAAGGTTCATTGAGAGAATCAATGTTACTATTAAAAAATAATAAGAGATTGGCAAAAAAAATGGGTCAAGCTGCTTTCAAAAGATATAATAAATTTTTTAAAGGAAGATTAATGGGTAACAAATACACAAAAATTTACCAAGAGCTAATCAAATCATAA
- the glmS gene encoding glutamine--fructose-6-phosphate transaminase (isomerizing) produces the protein MCGIVAGISNKNVLPKLIEGLEHLEYRGYDSAGVAILNGSIRRVRSTGRVNSIKTKVKNTKLEGLIGIGHTRWATHGGVTEENAHPHISNNKIALVHNGIIENHEEQCARLKKLGYKFESETDTEVIAHLIDHYHKKNNLLKSTQLATKDLTGAYAIAVISIENKDEIICARLGCPLIIGQGKYEHFAASDISALIAITRKVIYLEDGDFAKLTKNNIEIFDSNLKKAKRKVNDSKVKTSSMDLGPHDHFMQKEIYEQPRAIGDTIEAVIDNNKFDSELFGKNAKNVFKDVNSILILAAGTSYYAGLTAKYWLEDVAKIQTSVEISSEYRYRNTVPNKNQLVISISQSGETLDTIEALKHAKKMGHKKTLAICNVQESAIARASKITFYTRAGIEIGVASTKAFTTQLVSLFILTITLAKNKKLITRKIETKYLNELRGLVGGIQTALNLEPQIKQWTKYFSNKENALFLGRGIHYPIALEGSLKLKEISYIHAEAYPAGELKHGPLALVDKNMPVVVIAPNDALLEKVKSNMQEVKARGGILFVFADSDSHFVETKGIKVIRAPRHSGILSPIIHTIPVQLLAYHVALRKGTDVDKPRNLAKSVTVE, from the coding sequence ATGTGTGGAATTGTCGCAGGCATATCAAATAAAAATGTCTTACCAAAACTTATTGAAGGCTTAGAGCATCTTGAATACAGAGGTTATGATTCAGCTGGCGTTGCAATCTTAAATGGATCAATTAGAAGAGTTCGATCTACCGGAAGAGTCAATTCTATTAAAACTAAAGTTAAAAATACAAAATTAGAAGGTTTAATTGGAATTGGACACACAAGGTGGGCAACGCATGGAGGAGTTACTGAAGAGAATGCTCATCCGCATATTTCAAACAATAAAATTGCTTTAGTTCATAACGGCATTATTGAAAATCATGAAGAACAATGTGCTCGATTGAAGAAACTAGGATATAAGTTTGAGTCTGAAACAGATACAGAAGTAATTGCGCACTTAATTGATCATTATCATAAGAAAAATAATTTACTTAAGTCAACGCAACTTGCCACAAAAGATTTAACAGGTGCATACGCCATTGCAGTAATTTCTATTGAAAATAAAGATGAAATAATATGTGCTCGCCTAGGCTGCCCATTGATAATTGGTCAAGGAAAATATGAGCATTTTGCTGCATCTGATATAAGTGCATTAATTGCTATTACAAGAAAAGTAATTTATTTAGAGGATGGAGATTTTGCAAAATTAACCAAAAATAATATAGAAATCTTTGACTCTAATTTAAAAAAAGCTAAAAGAAAAGTTAATGATAGCAAGGTTAAAACATCGTCTATGGATTTAGGCCCTCATGATCATTTCATGCAAAAAGAAATTTATGAACAACCCAGAGCAATTGGGGATACAATCGAAGCAGTTATAGATAACAATAAATTTGATAGTGAGTTATTTGGTAAAAATGCAAAAAATGTATTCAAAGATGTAAATAGCATTCTTATTCTTGCTGCAGGAACAAGTTATTACGCTGGGCTTACTGCAAAGTATTGGCTAGAAGATGTTGCAAAAATTCAAACTTCTGTAGAAATTTCAAGTGAATATCGATATCGAAATACAGTCCCAAATAAAAATCAATTAGTTATAAGCATCTCACAGTCAGGAGAAACCTTAGATACAATTGAAGCGTTAAAACATGCTAAGAAAATGGGGCATAAAAAAACATTAGCGATATGTAATGTTCAAGAAAGTGCTATAGCGAGAGCATCAAAGATAACTTTTTATACACGAGCAGGTATTGAAATTGGTGTTGCTTCGACCAAAGCTTTTACTACACAACTCGTATCCTTATTTATTTTAACGATTACCTTAGCTAAAAATAAAAAACTTATTACTAGAAAAATAGAAACAAAATATCTAAATGAGTTAAGAGGGCTTGTTGGTGGTATTCAAACAGCCTTAAATTTAGAGCCACAGATTAAACAATGGACAAAATATTTCTCAAATAAAGAGAATGCGCTATTTTTAGGTCGTGGCATTCATTATCCAATCGCTTTAGAAGGATCTTTAAAATTAAAAGAAATATCATATATCCATGCAGAAGCTTATCCTGCAGGTGAGTTAAAACATGGCCCATTAGCATTAGTAGATAAAAATATGCCTGTTGTTGTTATAGCCCCTAATGATGCCTTGTTAGAAAAAGTAAAATCTAATATGCAAGAAGTAAAAGCAAGGGGAGGTATATTATTTGTTTTTGCTGATTCTGATAGCCATTTCGTAGAGACAAAAGGAATTAAAGTTATAAGAGCTCCAAGACATTCTGGAATTCTATCTCCTATTATCCACACTATTCCAGTTCAATTGCTTGCTTATCATGTTGCTTTAAGAAAAGGAACGGATGTGGATAAACCAAGAAACCTAGCAAAATCAGTAACAGTTGAATAA
- the glmU gene encoding bifunctional UDP-N-acetylglucosamine diphosphorylase/glucosamine-1-phosphate N-acetyltransferase GlmU, protein MTLSVVILAAGKGTRMFSEKPKVLHELSNQPLLQYVIKAAKNLKPVNINVVVGYKSKLIEQEFSKEDINWVVQKEQLGTGDAVKYTTSFLEGSQTLILYGDVPLININDLTKLIQVSENCLGILTFDKRNPKGYGRIKRTGGLVEGIIEEKDCSITEKKITEINTGIMCIDSSKLNNWLSQITNNNSQKEYYLTDIVALAKKDNTKIVTHEAKNESTILGINSKAELIAMEKKMKQKKNEKLLEQGVTIIDPSRTEIRGSLVCGSDVEIDVGCIFEGEVKLGNNVKVGAYSHVKDSNILDNSNIKPYSHIDTSEIGMNNNVGPYARLRPGAKTKNNVNIGNFVEIKNSIVGSGSKVNHLSYVGDSEVGENVNIGAGCITCNYDGVNKHKTIIEDDVFIGSNSQLVAPLTISAGSTIGAGSTITKDTPANQLSLARSKQTSIPSWERPKKK, encoded by the coding sequence ATGACACTAAGTGTAGTTATTTTAGCTGCTGGAAAAGGTACTAGAATGTTTTCCGAGAAACCAAAAGTATTGCATGAATTATCAAATCAACCTTTATTGCAATATGTCATCAAGGCAGCCAAAAATTTAAAACCAGTTAACATAAATGTAGTAGTAGGTTATAAATCTAAATTAATTGAGCAAGAATTTTCAAAAGAAGATATCAATTGGGTTGTCCAAAAAGAACAACTTGGTACAGGTGATGCCGTTAAATATACCACGTCATTTTTGGAAGGCTCACAAACTTTAATTCTTTATGGAGATGTACCATTAATAAATATCAATGATTTAACTAAATTAATACAAGTATCTGAAAATTGCTTGGGCATCCTCACATTTGATAAAAGAAATCCCAAAGGATACGGGAGAATTAAAAGGACAGGTGGTTTGGTTGAAGGAATCATAGAGGAGAAAGATTGCTCAATAACAGAAAAAAAAATAACAGAAATAAATACAGGGATTATGTGTATTGACAGTAGTAAGTTAAATAATTGGTTATCTCAAATCACCAATAATAATTCTCAAAAAGAATATTATTTAACTGATATAGTAGCTTTAGCAAAAAAAGATAATACTAAAATTGTGACTCATGAAGCGAAAAATGAAAGTACAATTTTAGGCATAAACTCTAAAGCTGAATTAATTGCTATGGAAAAAAAAATGAAGCAAAAAAAGAATGAGAAGTTGCTTGAGCAAGGGGTAACTATAATCGATCCCTCGCGAACTGAAATAAGAGGATCGCTGGTTTGTGGGTCGGATGTTGAAATTGATGTGGGTTGTATATTTGAAGGTGAAGTAAAGCTTGGAAATAATGTAAAAGTAGGTGCTTATTCCCACGTTAAAGACAGTAATATTTTAGATAACTCTAATATAAAACCTTATTCGCATATTGATACATCAGAAATTGGTATGAATAATAATGTAGGTCCTTACGCAAGATTAAGGCCTGGTGCTAAGACGAAGAATAATGTAAATATTGGGAATTTTGTCGAAATAAAAAATTCAATAGTAGGGTCAGGGAGTAAAGTAAATCATTTAAGCTATGTCGGTGATAGTGAAGTAGGTGAAAATGTAAATATTGGTGCGGGTTGTATTACATGTAATTATGATGGTGTAAATAAGCACAAAACTATCATCGAAGATGATGTTTTTATTGGTTCAAATTCACAATTGGTTGCACCACTTACAATAAGTGCGGGTTCAACGATAGGAGCTGGTTCAACAATTACTAAAGATACTCCAGCAAATCAGTTATCTCTCGCAAGATCAAAACAAACAAGCATCCCAAGCTGGGAAAGGCCAAAGAAGAAATAA
- a CDS encoding F0F1 ATP synthase subunit epsilon has translation MANTIQIDVVSAEESILSEEAEFVVAPAKMGEVGIYPNHASMITLLKAGSVRIKKVNKSDEDLIFISGGILEVQPGKITILSDTAIRGKDLDETKAKAAKKAAEESLSKKGSDIDFALAEAELAEAVAQIQAIAKLRKK, from the coding sequence ATGGCAAATACAATTCAAATTGATGTTGTTAGCGCAGAAGAATCCATACTCTCAGAAGAGGCTGAATTTGTTGTAGCTCCAGCAAAAATGGGCGAAGTAGGAATATACCCAAATCATGCTTCGATGATTACATTATTGAAAGCAGGATCGGTTCGCATAAAAAAGGTTAACAAATCAGATGAAGATTTGATTTTTATTTCAGGTGGAATCTTAGAAGTTCAACCAGGCAAGATTACTATCTTATCTGATACTGCTATTCGTGGAAAAGACTTAGATGAAACAAAAGCCAAGGCAGCAAAGAAAGCAGCTGAGGAATCATTAAGTAAAAAAGGTAGTGATATTGATTTTGCTCTAGCTGAAGCAGAATTAGCAGAAGCAGTTGCTCAAATTCAAGCCATTGCTAAGCTTAGAAAAAAATAA
- the atpD gene encoding F0F1 ATP synthase subunit beta yields MSTKQIGKVVQCIGAVVDVEFPRDQLPKVYDALMIDDKDSTAETGLTLEVQQQLGDGVVRTIAMGSSDGLSRGTQFASTGAPIQVPVGEGTLGRIMDVLGRPIDEVGKIDSKEFRSIHQKAPEFNDLSPSIELLETGIKVIDLMCPFAKGGKVGLFGGAGVGKTVNMLELINNIAKQHSGLSVFAGVGERTREGNDFYHEMAEAGVIQLENMKESKVAMVFGQMNEPPGNRLRVALSGLTMAEKFRDEGRDVLFFVDNIYRYTLAGTEVSALLGRMPSAVGYQPTLADEMGKLQERITSTKTGSITSIQAVYVPADDLTDPSPATTFQHLDSTVVLSRDIASLGIYPAVDPLDSTSRQLDPQVVGEEHYAVARAVQSTLQKYKELRDIIAILGMDELAPEDKLAVGRARKIQRFLSQPFHVAEVFTGSPGKYVSLKDTIKGFKAIVDGEYDDLPEQAFYMVGSIEEAVEKAKTVS; encoded by the coding sequence ATGAGTACCAAACAAATCGGAAAAGTAGTTCAATGTATCGGGGCTGTTGTTGATGTGGAGTTTCCACGAGACCAACTTCCTAAAGTTTATGATGCATTAATGATTGATGACAAAGACTCCACAGCGGAAACAGGTTTAACTTTAGAAGTGCAGCAACAACTTGGTGACGGAGTTGTTAGAACTATTGCGATGGGTTCATCTGATGGCTTATCTAGAGGTACTCAATTTGCTTCTACAGGAGCACCGATTCAAGTTCCAGTCGGTGAAGGTACTTTAGGTAGAATTATGGATGTTTTAGGTAGACCAATTGATGAGGTGGGTAAAATTGATTCAAAAGAATTTAGGTCTATCCATCAAAAAGCACCCGAATTTAATGATCTATCACCATCTATTGAGTTATTAGAAACAGGTATTAAAGTGATTGACTTAATGTGTCCTTTTGCAAAAGGAGGAAAAGTTGGCTTGTTTGGTGGTGCTGGCGTTGGTAAAACAGTTAATATGCTTGAGCTTATTAATAATATTGCTAAACAACATTCTGGCCTATCAGTTTTTGCTGGTGTTGGTGAAAGAACACGAGAGGGAAATGACTTCTATCACGAGATGGCAGAGGCTGGAGTAATTCAGTTAGAAAATATGAAAGAGTCAAAAGTTGCCATGGTGTTTGGTCAGATGAATGAGCCTCCTGGTAACCGACTAAGAGTTGCACTGTCAGGTCTTACAATGGCAGAAAAATTTCGTGATGAAGGAAGAGATGTTTTATTTTTTGTTGATAATATTTATCGTTACACATTGGCAGGAACAGAAGTTTCTGCATTATTAGGTCGTATGCCCTCGGCTGTTGGCTATCAACCAACACTTGCTGATGAGATGGGTAAACTTCAAGAAAGAATTACATCAACAAAAACTGGTTCTATTACATCGATTCAGGCAGTTTATGTCCCTGCTGATGATTTAACAGATCCATCCCCTGCTACTACTTTCCAACATTTGGATTCAACAGTTGTTCTATCAAGAGATATTGCCTCGTTGGGCATTTATCCAGCTGTAGATCCCCTAGATTCAACATCAAGACAATTAGACCCTCAAGTTGTTGGTGAGGAACATTATGCAGTTGCTAGAGCGGTCCAATCAACTTTACAAAAGTATAAAGAACTAAGAGATATTATTGCAATTTTAGGGATGGACGAGCTAGCACCTGAAGATAAGTTAGCGGTGGGGCGTGCCAGAAAAATTCAAAGATTCTTATCACAGCCTTTCCATGTAGCGGAAGTATTTACGGGGTCTCCTGGTAAATATGTGTCTCTAAAAGATACTATTAAAGGCTTTAAAGCGATTGTGGATGGAGAATATGACGACCTTCCAGAGCAAGCTTTTTACATGGTTGGAAGCATTGAAGAGGCTGTTGAAAAAGCAAAAACAGTTTCATAA
- the atpG gene encoding F0F1 ATP synthase subunit gamma yields MAGSKEIRTKIKSVENTRKITKAMEMVAASKMRKAQDRMTAARPYAEKIRSVAAHLSHAQSEYKHPFIIERDNIKNIGLIVVTSDKGLCGGLNTNVLRSSISQIKDWEKQGKKVQVSAIGTKAISFMGRVGANIKSQVSGMGDTPHMEDLLGAIKVMLDGYVNGEIDQLHICYTKFINTMKQEPNMEQLLPLSGDKSETPDSTWDYIYEPDATLVIDALLSRYIETLIYHGVAENMASEQSSRMVAMKAASDNAGNVIDELTLVYNKARQAAITKEISEIVGGAAAVS; encoded by the coding sequence ATGGCAGGAAGTAAGGAAATACGGACAAAGATTAAAAGTGTAGAAAATACACGGAAAATCACTAAAGCGATGGAGATGGTAGCTGCTTCTAAAATGCGTAAAGCACAGGATAGAATGACAGCAGCTAGACCCTATGCGGAAAAAATTAGGTCTGTTGCTGCTCACTTATCTCATGCACAGTCAGAATATAAACATCCTTTTATTATCGAAAGAGACAATATTAAGAACATAGGTCTTATCGTTGTTACTTCTGATAAAGGTCTTTGCGGAGGTCTTAATACAAATGTCTTAAGATCTTCTATCTCTCAAATTAAAGACTGGGAAAAACAAGGAAAGAAAGTACAGGTTTCTGCTATAGGCACAAAAGCAATTAGTTTTATGGGGCGGGTAGGCGCAAATATAAAATCCCAAGTTTCTGGAATGGGAGATACTCCACATATGGAGGACCTCTTAGGAGCAATTAAAGTCATGCTTGATGGATATGTAAATGGAGAGATAGATCAGTTGCATATTTGTTATACAAAATTTATTAATACCATGAAGCAAGAACCTAATATGGAACAGTTACTTCCACTTTCAGGCGATAAAAGTGAAACTCCGGATAGCACATGGGACTATATTTATGAGCCCGATGCGACTTTAGTAATAGATGCATTGTTATCAAGATATATAGAAACACTTATTTATCATGGGGTGGCAGAGAATATGGCTTCAGAACAATCATCAAGAATGGTTGCCATGAAGGCAGCATCAGATAATGCAGGAAATGTTATTGATGAATTGACATTGGTTTATAACAAAGCAAGACAGGCAGCAATTACTAAAGAAATATCAGAGATAGTTGGCGGTGCAGCAGCTGTATCTTAA
- the atpA gene encoding F0F1 ATP synthase subunit alpha — MQLSTSEISELIKNRIKDFSTSSEARTQGTVVSVTDGIVRIHGLSNVMSGEMIEFPGNTFGLALNLERDSVGAVVLGDYEHITEGDICKCTGKILEVPVGPELLGRVVDALGVPIDGKGPIKTKFSDKLEKVAPGVIDRQSVSQPVQTGLKSVDSMVPIGRGQRELIIGDRQTGKTAVAVDAIINQKGQDMKCVYVAIGQKASTIMNVVKKLEENGAMEYTTVVSASASDSAALQFLAPYAGCTMGEFYRDRGEDALIVYDDLTKQAIAYRQISLLLRRPPGREAYPGDVFYIHSRLLERAARVNAEYVNKFTKGKVKDKTGSLTALPVIETAAGDVSAFVPTNVISITDGQIFLESDLFNAGIRPAINAGISVSRVGGAAQTKVIKKLGGGVRLALAQYRELAAFAQFASDLDEATRKQLDRGRMFTELMKQAQYAPLSVSNMAITLLAANNGYLDDVPTEKVLSFESALHGFMSSKYKKVIDDIESTLSLSEDSEKKAIKAIEDFKATNTY, encoded by the coding sequence ATGCAGTTATCAACATCAGAAATAAGTGAACTAATTAAAAACAGAATAAAAGATTTCTCTACAAGTTCTGAAGCCAGAACGCAGGGAACAGTTGTTTCAGTTACAGACGGTATTGTTCGGATACATGGACTGTCGAATGTAATGTCAGGTGAAATGATAGAATTTCCCGGTAATACATTTGGGCTAGCTTTAAACTTAGAAAGAGACTCGGTTGGTGCAGTTGTTTTGGGTGATTATGAACATATTACTGAAGGCGATATCTGTAAATGTACAGGTAAAATCCTGGAAGTGCCAGTGGGCCCAGAGCTTTTAGGACGCGTTGTTGATGCACTTGGAGTTCCGATTGATGGCAAGGGTCCGATAAAAACTAAATTTTCTGATAAATTAGAAAAAGTTGCGCCAGGTGTTATTGATAGACAATCAGTTTCTCAGCCTGTTCAGACAGGTCTTAAATCGGTTGATTCAATGGTACCAATTGGGAGAGGTCAAAGAGAGTTAATTATTGGAGACAGACAGACAGGTAAAACTGCAGTAGCAGTTGACGCAATTATTAATCAAAAAGGCCAGGATATGAAATGTGTCTATGTGGCTATTGGTCAAAAAGCCTCAACGATTATGAATGTCGTTAAAAAATTAGAAGAAAATGGTGCAATGGAATATACAACAGTTGTAAGTGCATCTGCATCTGATTCTGCAGCTCTTCAATTCTTAGCCCCTTATGCTGGTTGTACAATGGGCGAGTTTTATAGGGATCGAGGAGAAGACGCATTAATTGTTTATGATGATCTTACAAAACAAGCAATTGCTTATCGTCAAATTTCGCTATTACTCCGACGTCCTCCAGGACGAGAAGCTTATCCTGGTGATGTTTTCTACATTCATTCTAGATTATTAGAAAGAGCGGCTCGAGTAAATGCTGAATATGTAAACAAATTTACAAAAGGAAAGGTTAAGGATAAAACAGGATCATTAACTGCCCTACCTGTCATTGAAACTGCGGCAGGTGACGTATCAGCTTTTGTTCCAACAAATGTAATTTCTATTACAGACGGTCAAATTTTCTTAGAAAGTGATTTATTTAATGCGGGAATACGACCAGCAATAAACGCCGGTATTTCAGTGTCTCGAGTTGGTGGAGCAGCACAAACTAAAGTAATTAAAAAACTTGGTGGAGGGGTACGATTAGCCTTAGCTCAATATAGAGAATTGGCTGCATTTGCTCAATTTGCATCAGATCTCGACGAAGCGACAAGAAAACAATTAGATAGAGGCCGAATGTTTACAGAGCTTATGAAACAAGCACAATATGCTCCTTTATCTGTATCTAATATGGCTATAACTTTATTGGCTGCTAATAATGGCTATCTTGACGATGTTCCTACTGAAAAAGTTTTATCATTTGAAAGTGCCCTACATGGTTTCATGTCCTCAAAATATAAAAAGGTAATAGATGACATTGAGTCCACATTATCATTGAGTGAAGATAGTGAGAAGAAAGCAATAAAAGCAATCGAAGATTTTAAAGCGACAAATACTTATTAA
- a CDS encoding F0F1 ATP synthase subunit delta has protein sequence MAEISTIARPYATAIFNLAKENKSLSDWSNMLSLLSNVVSDSQIKDFIADSKVLDSDREKVILKICKDKIDKSVENFIKLLIENKRLLVLPEIASFFEELKDADEGVVEAHIIMAEEPSKKTVDDLIKSLEKRFNKKIEGKVEINKSIIGGTKIIVGDTVIDASVRGQLDNLAYTLKA, from the coding sequence ATGGCTGAAATTTCAACAATCGCTAGACCTTATGCAACTGCCATTTTTAATTTGGCCAAAGAGAATAAAAGTTTATCTGATTGGTCAAATATGTTGAGCTTGCTCAGTAATGTAGTTTCAGATAGTCAAATAAAAGATTTCATAGCAGATTCTAAAGTTTTAGATTCTGATAGAGAAAAAGTCATTCTAAAAATATGTAAAGATAAGATTGATAAAAGTGTTGAAAACTTTATTAAATTACTAATTGAAAATAAACGTTTATTAGTTTTACCAGAAATTGCATCATTTTTTGAAGAACTCAAAGATGCAGATGAAGGTGTTGTTGAGGCACACATAATAATGGCTGAAGAGCCAAGTAAAAAAACAGTTGATGATTTAATTAAAAGTTTAGAAAAAAGGTTTAATAAAAAAATAGAAGGCAAGGTAGAAATAAACAAGAGCATTATTGGTGGCACCAAGATTATAGTTGGTGATACCGTCATTGATGCATCAGTTCGTGGACAATTAGATAATTTAGCTTATACATTAAAAGCTTAA
- a CDS encoding F0F1 ATP synthase subunit B encodes MNLNFTLIAQAIAFAILIWFTIKFVWPPLLNAIEKRQKEIADGLAAAQEGKLSLEVAAKKNAESLNEVKQKGAEIVSQAEKRASEIVESAKKVAKEEGDRIITSAKSEIDQEINRAKEDLRTQVSTLAIAGAEKILSKEIDKKAHADMLSKLAKDL; translated from the coding sequence ATGAATCTTAATTTTACATTAATTGCTCAAGCAATAGCCTTTGCAATTTTAATTTGGTTCACAATTAAATTTGTTTGGCCTCCGCTACTCAATGCAATTGAAAAAAGACAAAAGGAAATTGCTGATGGTTTAGCTGCTGCTCAAGAAGGAAAGCTTTCTTTGGAAGTTGCGGCAAAAAAAAATGCCGAAAGCCTTAATGAAGTAAAACAAAAAGGAGCGGAAATTGTAAGCCAAGCAGAAAAAAGAGCTTCAGAAATTGTTGAGTCAGCAAAAAAAGTTGCAAAAGAAGAAGGAGATAGAATTATAACAAGTGCTAAATCTGAAATTGATCAAGAAATTAATAGGGCAAAAGAAGATCTTAGGACACAAGTATCTACTTTGGCAATTGCAGGCGCCGAGAAAATTTTAAGTAAAGAAATTGATAAAAAAGCGCATGCAGATATGTTATCTAAATTAGCAAAGGATCTATAA
- the atpE gene encoding F0F1 ATP synthase subunit C produces MESVEFLALIQAYTGIGIGLIIGLGAAGACIGIGIMCASFLEGAARQPEMIPQLQVKVFLLLGLIDASFIIGVGLAMMFAFANPLLAVVA; encoded by the coding sequence ATGGAATCAGTTGAATTTTTAGCTTTAATACAAGCATATACAGGTATTGGTATTGGTCTTATTATTGGTTTGGGTGCTGCAGGGGCATGTATAGGTATTGGTATCATGTGCGCAAGTTTTCTGGAAGGCGCTGCTAGACAACCTGAAATGATCCCCCAACTTCAAGTTAAGGTTTTCTTGTTATTAGGGTTGATTGATGCTTCATTTATTATTGGCGTTGGCTTAGCAATGATGTTTGCTTTTGCAAATCCATTATTAGCTGTAGTTGCTTAA
- the atpB gene encoding F0F1 ATP synthase subunit A produces MADSAYNTPADYISHHLTNNTYALSDHDLMILHLDSVVMAIIIGLFSIGLIWLVARKATSAVPTKTQAFVELIFSFIDSQVSAIFHGNRHTFVAPAALTVFLWVLMMNAMDFLPIDVMSKFYGFLGLHEWKHVPTSDVNTTFGLALGVWFLMIFFGIKAKGLGGWLHEFFCEPFGSKIWVWPANFLFNLIEYVSKPLSHSLRLFGNMYAGEVIFLLLGLWAATGVSGIFFSSILGAGWAIFHILIVVLQAYIFMMLTVVYLAMAQEGH; encoded by the coding sequence TTGGCAGATAGCGCATACAACACTCCAGCTGATTATATTAGCCATCACTTAACCAACAACACCTATGCATTAAGTGACCATGATCTAATGATTCTTCACCTTGATTCTGTGGTAATGGCAATTATTATTGGTCTTTTTTCTATAGGTTTGATTTGGTTAGTTGCTCGTAAAGCGACCTCAGCAGTTCCAACAAAAACGCAAGCTTTTGTAGAGTTAATTTTTAGCTTTATTGACAGTCAAGTTTCGGCAATTTTTCATGGTAATCGTCACACGTTTGTTGCCCCCGCAGCACTCACTGTATTTTTGTGGGTTTTAATGATGAATGCGATGGATTTCTTACCTATTGATGTTATGTCAAAATTTTATGGTTTTCTCGGATTGCATGAATGGAAACATGTTCCAACATCAGATGTTAATACAACATTTGGATTAGCATTGGGGGTATGGTTCTTAATGATATTTTTTGGAATTAAAGCTAAAGGTTTAGGGGGCTGGCTTCATGAATTTTTTTGTGAGCCGTTTGGTTCTAAAATCTGGGTATGGCCAGCAAACTTTCTATTTAATTTAATTGAATATGTTTCAAAACCACTTTCTCATTCGCTTCGATTATTTGGTAACATGTATGCCGGCGAAGTTATATTTTTGCTTTTAGGATTGTGGGCGGCTACAGGAGTCTCTGGAATATTTTTTAGCTCTATCCTAGGAGCAGGCTGGGCGATATTTCATATACTAATAGTAGTTCTACAGGCATATATTTTTATGATGCTAACAGTAGTTTATTTAGCAATGGCTCAAGAAGGGCATTAA